A genomic window from Panthera tigris isolate Pti1 chromosome B4, P.tigris_Pti1_mat1.1, whole genome shotgun sequence includes:
- the BAZ2A gene encoding bromodomain adjacent to zinc finger domain protein 2A isoform X3, with translation MCGYNGSVPSVESLHQEVSVLVPDPTVSCLDDPSHLPDQLEDTPILSEVSLEPFNPLAPEPVSGGLYGIDDTELMGTEDKLPLEDSPVISALDCPSLNNATAFSLLADDSQTSASIFASPTSPPVLGESVLQDNTFDLNNGSDAEQEEMETQSSDFPPSLTQPAPDQSSTIQLHPATSPAAPPTASPAISLAVSPAASLEISPEVSPAVSPAVSPEVSPVISPAAFPAVSPTSSAALPPVSSEVSLTASPVTSPKVSPAASPAAVLPTASPADKDVSSLPETTADLEEITGEGVTTSGSGDVLRRRIATPEEVRLPLQHGWRREVRIKKGSHRWQGETWYYGPCGKRMKQFPEVIKYLSRNVVHNVRREHFSFSPRMPVGDFFEERDTPEGLQWVQLSAEEIPSRIQAITGKRGRPRNTEKAKTKEVPKVKRGRGRPPKVKITELLNKTDNRLLKKLEAQETLNEEDKAKMTKIKKKMKQKVQRGECQSTVQGQARNKRKQETKSLKQKEAKKKPKVEKEKVKTKQEKLKEKVKREKKEKVKVKEKEEVAKGKSACKADKTLAMQRRLEERQRQQMILEEMKKPTEDMCLTDHQPLPDFSRIPGLILPSGAFSDCLTIVEFLHSFGKVLGFDPAKDVPSLGILQEGLLCQGDSLGEVQDLLVRLLKAALYDPGLPSYCQSLKILGEKVSEIPLTRDNVSEILRCFLMAYGVEPALCDSLRTQPFQAQPPQQKAAVLAFLVHELNGSTLIINEIDKTLESMSSYRKNKWIVEGRLRRLKTALAKRTGRPEVEMQGPEEGLGRRRSSRIMEETSGMEEEEEEETVATIHGRRGRRDGEVDATASSIPELERQIEKLSKRQLFFRKKLLHSSQMLRAVSLGQDRYRRRYWVLPYLAGIFVEGTEESLVPEDVIKQETDSLKVAAHPAPSPAPFSLKKELAGSSTSASTPARARGRPRKTKPGSMQPRHLKSPVRGQGSEQPDAQLQREIQPHPQLQAHAQPQPQLQLHPQSQNGFLEPEGSPLSLGQSQHDLSQSAFLSWLSQTQSHGSLLSSSVLTPDSSPGKLDPTPTQPLEEPEPDEAESIPDSQAPWFNFSAQMPCNAAPTPPPAVSEDQPTLSPQQPASSKPMSRPSAANPCSPVQLSSTPLPGMAAKRRAGDPGGTPQSLTGLGQPKRRGRPPSKFFKQIEQRYLTQLTAQPVPAEMCSGWWCIQDPETLDATLKALHPRGIREKALHKHLNKHRDFLQEVCLRPSTDPIFEPSQLPAFQEGILSWCPKEKTYETDLAVLQWVEELEQRVILSDLQIRGWTCPSPDSTREDLSYCEHLPDSQEDITWRGRGREGLAPQRKTTNPLDLAVMRLAALEQNVERRYLREPLWPAHEVVLEKALLSTPSSAPQCTTTEISYEITPRIRAWRQTLERCRSAAQVCLCLGQLERSIAWEKSVNKVTCLVCRKGDNDEFLLLCDGCDRGCHIYCHRPKMEAVPEGDWFCAVCLAQQVEGGFTQKPGFPKRGQKRKSSYELNFPEGDGRRRRVLSRGRESPAAPRYSEEGLSPSKRRRLSMRNHHSDLTFCEIILMEMESHDAAWPFLEPVNPRLVSGYRRIIKNPMDFSTMRERLLRGGYTSSEEFAADALLVFDNCQTFNEDDSEVGKAGHIMRRFFESRWEEFYQGKQANL, from the exons ATGTGTGGCTACAATGGCTCTGTCCCTTCTGTGGAATCATTACACCAAGAGGTCTCAGTCTTGGTCCCTGACCCCACAGTGAGCTGCTTAGATGATCCTTCACATCTTCCTGATCAACTGGAAGACACTCCAATCCTCAGTGAAGTCTCTCTGGAGCCCTTCAACCCTCTGGCACCGG AGCCAGTGAGTGGAGGACTCTATGGTATAGATGACACGGAGCTGATGGGTACAGAGGACAAGCTGCCTCTTGAGGACAGCCCTGTGATTTCTGCCCTTGATTGCCCTTCCCTCAATAACGCCACTGCCTTCAGTCTCCTGGCAGATGACAGTCAAACTTCAGCCTCTATCTTTGCCAGCCCCACCTCTCCACCTGTCCTTGGGGAGTCTGTCCTGCAAG ATAACACCTTTGACCTGAACAATGGTAGTGAtgcagaacaggaagaaatggagactcaGTCTTCAGACTTCCCACCATCTCTGACCCAGCCAGCCCCTGACCAGTCATCCACTATTCAGCTCCATCCAGCAACTTCACCAGCAGCCCCACCAACAGCCTCCCCGGCAATCTCCCTGGCAGTTTCGCCAGCAGCCTCCCTGGAAATCTCTCCAGAAGTCTCCCCAGCAGTTTCGCCAGCAGTCTCCCCAGAAGTTTCTCCAGTCATCTCTCCAGCAGCATTCCCAGCTGTCTCTCCAACTTCCTCAGCAGCCCTTCCACCAGTCTCCTCAGAAGTCTCCTTGACGGCCTCCCCGGTGACCTCCCCAAAAGTGTCCCCTGCAGCTTCCCCAGCAGCTGTCCTCCCAACAGCCTCCCCGGCAGATAAAGATGTCAGCAGCCTCCCTGAAACCACTGCCGACCTGGAGGAAATCACTGGAGAAGGAGTCACTACTTCTGGTAGTG GTGATGTCCTAAGGAGACGTATTGCTACCCCAGAAGAAGTTCGTCTTCCCCTCCAGCATGG GTGGCGGAGAGAGGTGCGCATCAAGAAGGGTAGCCACCGATGGCAGGGGGAGACATGGTATTATGGCCCCTGTGGGAAGAGGATGAAACAGTTCCCAGAAGTGATCAAG TACCTGAGCCGCAACGTGGTACACAATGTCCGTCGTGAGCACTTCAGTTTCAGTCCCCGTATGCCTGTTGGAGATTTCtttgaagagagagacacaccaGAG GGCTTGCAGTGGGTGCAGCTCTCAGCAGAGGAGATCCCTTCCAGGATTCAGGCAATTACGGGGAAACGGGGCCGACCTCGAAACACTGAGAAGGCCAAGACTAAGGAAGTCCCCAAGGTGAAACGGGGACGAGGTCGGCCACCGAAGGTCAAAATCACTGAGCTGTTGAATAAGACAGATAACCGCCTCCTAAAGAAACTGGAGGCCCAAG AAACACTGAATGAGGAGGATAAAGCAAAGATGACTAAAATCAAGAAGAAGATGAAGCAGAAGGTACAACGAGGAGAGTGTCAGTCTACTGTCCAAGGGCAG GCCAGAAACAAGCGGAAACAAGAGACCAAGAGCTTAAAGCAGAAGGAAGCTAAGAAGAAACCCAAG gtggagaaggagaaggtaaagacaaagcaggaaaaactgaaggagaaagtgaagagagagaagaaagagaaggtaaaagtgaaggaaaaggaggaagtggCCAAAGGCAAGTCAGCCTGTAAAGCAGATAAAACGCTGGCCATGCAGAGGCGCTTGGAGGAGCGGCAGAGGCAGCAGATGATCTTGGAGGAGATGAAGAAGCCCACAGAGGATATGTGTCTGACTGACCATCAG CCTCTACCTGACTTCTCACGCATCCCTGGTCTGATCCTGCCCAGTGGGGCCTTCTCAGACTGCTTGACCATCGTGGAATTCCTGCATAGCTTCGGCAAGGTGCTGGGCTTTGACCCTGCCAAAGATGTACCCAGCCTGGGGATCCTACAGGAGGGACTCCTGTGTCAAGGCGACAGCCTGGGTGAGGTGCAAGATCTGCTGGTGCGGCTCCTGAAGGCTGCGCTCTATGATCCTGGCTTGCCTTCCTACTGTCAG TCCTTAAAGATCTTGGGAGAGAAGGTGTCTGAGATCCCACTGACAAGAGACAATGTGTCTGAGATCCTGCGCTGCTTCCTCATGGCGTATGGAGTGGAGCCAGCCCTCTGTGACAGCCTGCGCACCCAGCCTTTTCAGGCCCAGCCACCCCAGCAGAAGGCTGCTGTCCTGGCCTTCCTTGTACATGAGCTCAACGGTTCCACGCTCATCATCAa TGAGATTGACAAGACTCTGGAGAGTATGTCCAGCTACAGGAAAAACAAGTGGATTGTTGAAGGCCGGCTCCGGAG ACTGAAAACTGCTCTGGCCAAGCGAACTGGGCGACCGGAGGTAGAGATGCAAGGGCCAGAGGAGGGCCTGGGGCGGAGGCGCAGTTCTCGAATCATGGAGGAGACCAGTGgcatggaggaagaggaagaggaagagactgtGGCGACTATCCATGGCCGTAGGGGTCGAAGAGATGGAGAG gttgATGCCACAGCATCAAGCATCCCAGAGCTAGAGCGCCAAATAGAAAAACTCAGCAAG CGTCAGCTCTTCTTTCGAAAAAAGCTGCTTCATTCATCCCAGATGCTTCGGGCAGTCTCCTTGGGTCAGGACCGCTACAGACGCCGCTATTGGGTCTTGCCCTATTTGGCTGGTATCTTTGTGGAAGGAACAGAGGAGAGCTTAG TTCCTGAGGATGTGATAAAGCAGGAAACTGACTCCTTAAAAGTGGCAGCCcatccagcccccagcccagcccccttcTCTCTGAAGAAGGAGTTAGCTGGCTCCAGCACCTCTGCCAGTACTCCTGCCCGGGCCCGAGGCCGACCTCGGAAAACTAAGCCTGGGTCTATGCAACCTAGGCACCTTAAATCCCCTGTTAGGGGTCAGGGTTCAGAACAGCCTGATGCCCAGCTTCAGCGTGAAATTCAGCCCCATCCTCAGCTTCAGGCTCATGCTCAGCCCCAACCCCAGCTTCAGCTCCATCCCCAATCCCAAAATGGGTTCCTGGAGCCAGAAGGCTCCCCCTTGTCCTTGGGTCAGAGCCAGCATGACCTCAGCCAGTCAGCTTTCCTGTCTTGGCTGAGCCAGACTCAGAGCCATGGCTCCCTACTGAGCAGCTCAGTCCTCACACCTGACAGCAGCCCTGGAAAACTGGACCCAACCCCAACACAGCCCTTGGAGGAGCCAGAGCCTGATGAGGCAGAATCCATCCCCGATTCTCAAGCTCCCTGGTTTAACTTCTCAGCCCAGATGCCTTGCAATGCTGCCCCTACACCACCCCCTGCAGTTTCTGAGGACCAGCCTACACTCTCCCCTCAGCAACCTGCCTCCTCCAAGCCA ATGAGTAGACCCAGTGCTGCCAACCCCTGTTCTCCAGTGCAGCTCTCTTCTACCCCTTTACCTGGGATGGCCGCTAAGAGGCGAGCAGGAGACCCTGGGGGAACACCACAGAGTCTCACAGGGCTAGGACAGCCAAAACGGAGAGGGAGACCCCCCAGTAAGTTCTTCAAACAGATAGAGCAGCGTTATCTAACCCAGCTGACTGCCCAGCCCGTCCCCGCAG AGATGTGCTCTGGCTGGTGGTGCATCCAAGATCCTGAGACACTGGATGCCACGCTCAAGGCCCTGCACCCCCGAGGCATCCGAGAAAAGGCACTTCACAAACACCTAAACAAGCACAGGGACTTCTTACAGGAAGTCTGCCTACGACCTTCAACTG ACCCCATCTTTGAGCCCAGTCAGCTACCTGCCTTTCAAGAAGGGATTTTGAGCTGGTGCCCCAAAGAGAAGACCTATGAAACAGACCTGGCTGTGCTTCAGTGGGTAGAGGAGCTGGAACAGCGGGTTATCCTGTCTGATCTGCAGATTCGG GGCTGGACCTGTCCCAGCCCAGACTCTACTCGTGAAGACTTGTCCTACTGTGAGCATCTACCTGACTCTCAGGAGGATATCACCTGGAGAGGTCGAGGTAGGGAAGGACTGGCACCCCAGCGTAAAACTACCAACCCTCTGGACCTGGCTGTGATGCGGCTGGCTGCCCTGGAGCAGAATGTGGAGCGGCGGTATCTACGGGAGCCCCTCTGGCCAGCTCATGAGGTGGTGCTAGAGAAGGCCTTGCTCAGCACGCCCAGTAGTGCCCCCCAGTGCACCACTACAGAGAT ATCATATGAGATCACCCCTCGCATTCGAGCATGGCGACAGACACTTGAGCGGTGCAGGAGTGCAGCCCAGGTGTGCTTGTGCCTGGGCCAGCTGGAGAGGTCGATTGCCTGGGAGAAGTCCGTCAACAAAGTG ACCTGTCTCGTCTGCCGGAAGGGTGACAATGATGAGTTTCTTCTGCTTTGTGATGGGTGTGACCGCGGCTGCCACATTTACTGCCATCGGCCCAAGATGGAGGCTGTCCCAGAAGGAGATTGGTTCTGTGCAGTATGTTTGGCCCAG CAGGTAGAGGGAGGATTCACTCAGAAGCCTGGTTTCCCAAAACGAGGCCAGAAGCGGAAAAGTAGTTATGAGCTGAACTTCCCAGAGGGGGATGGCCGCCGACGCCGGGTACTGTCAAGGGGTCGAGAAAGCCCAGCGGCGCCCCGGTACTCAGAAGAAGGGCTGTCCCCCTCCAAGCGGCGGCGACTCTCCATGCGGAACCACCACAGTGATCTCACATTTTGCGA GATTATCTTGATGGAGATGGAGTCCCATGACGCAGCTTGGCCTTTCCTGGAGCCCGTGAACCCACGTTTGGTGAGCGGGTACCGGCGCATCATCAAAAACCCTATGGATTTTTCCACCATGCGGGAGCGACTGCTCCGGGGAGG GTACACCAGCTCGGAGGAGTTCGCGGCAGACGCACTCCTGGTCTTTGACAACTGCCAGACCTTCAATGAGGATGACTCTGAAGTGGGCAAGGCTGGGCACATCATGCGCCGCTTCTTCGAGAGCCGCTGGGAGGAGTTTTATCAGGGAAAACAGGCCAATCTGTGA
- the BAZ2A gene encoding bromodomain adjacent to zinc finger domain protein 2A isoform X1, translated as MEANDHFNFTGLPPAPAASGLKPSPSSGEGLYTNGSPMNFPQQGKSLNGDVNVNGLSTVSHTTTSGILNSAPHSSSTSHLHHPSVAYDCLWNYSQYPSANPGSNLKDPPLLSQFSGGQYPLNGILGGSRQPSSPSHNTNLRAGSQEFWANGTQSPMGLNFDSQELYDSFPDQNFEVMPNGPPSFFTSPQTSPMLGSSIQTFAPSQEVGSGIHPNEAAEKELTSVVAENGTGLVGSLELEEEQPELKMCGYNGSVPSVESLHQEVSVLVPDPTVSCLDDPSHLPDQLEDTPILSEVSLEPFNPLAPEPVSGGLYGIDDTELMGTEDKLPLEDSPVISALDCPSLNNATAFSLLADDSQTSASIFASPTSPPVLGESVLQDNTFDLNNGSDAEQEEMETQSSDFPPSLTQPAPDQSSTIQLHPATSPAAPPTASPAISLAVSPAASLEISPEVSPAVSPAVSPEVSPVISPAAFPAVSPTSSAALPPVSSEVSLTASPVTSPKVSPAASPAAVLPTASPADKDVSSLPETTADLEEITGEGVTTSGSGDVLRRRIATPEEVRLPLQHGWRREVRIKKGSHRWQGETWYYGPCGKRMKQFPEVIKYLSRNVVHNVRREHFSFSPRMPVGDFFEERDTPEGLQWVQLSAEEIPSRIQAITGKRGRPRNTEKAKTKEVPKVKRGRGRPPKVKITELLNKTDNRLLKKLEAQETLNEEDKAKMTKIKKKMKQKVQRGECQSTVQGQARNKRKQETKSLKQKEAKKKPKVEKEKVKTKQEKLKEKVKREKKEKVKVKEKEEVAKGKSACKADKTLAMQRRLEERQRQQMILEEMKKPTEDMCLTDHQPLPDFSRIPGLILPSGAFSDCLTIVEFLHSFGKVLGFDPAKDVPSLGILQEGLLCQGDSLGEVQDLLVRLLKAALYDPGLPSYCQSLKILGEKVSEIPLTRDNVSEILRCFLMAYGVEPALCDSLRTQPFQAQPPQQKAAVLAFLVHELNGSTLIINEIDKTLESMSSYRKNKWIVEGRLRRLKTALAKRTGRPEVEMQGPEEGLGRRRSSRIMEETSGMEEEEEEETVATIHGRRGRRDGEVDATASSIPELERQIEKLSKRQLFFRKKLLHSSQMLRAVSLGQDRYRRRYWVLPYLAGIFVEGTEESLVPEDVIKQETDSLKVAAHPAPSPAPFSLKKELAGSSTSASTPARARGRPRKTKPGSMQPRHLKSPVRGQGSEQPDAQLQREIQPHPQLQAHAQPQPQLQLHPQSQNGFLEPEGSPLSLGQSQHDLSQSAFLSWLSQTQSHGSLLSSSVLTPDSSPGKLDPTPTQPLEEPEPDEAESIPDSQAPWFNFSAQMPCNAAPTPPPAVSEDQPTLSPQQPASSKPMSRPSAANPCSPVQLSSTPLPGMAAKRRAGDPGGTPQSLTGLGQPKRRGRPPSKFFKQIEQRYLTQLTAQPVPAEMCSGWWCIQDPETLDATLKALHPRGIREKALHKHLNKHRDFLQEVCLRPSTDPIFEPSQLPAFQEGILSWCPKEKTYETDLAVLQWVEELEQRVILSDLQIRGWTCPSPDSTREDLSYCEHLPDSQEDITWRGRGREGLAPQRKTTNPLDLAVMRLAALEQNVERRYLREPLWPAHEVVLEKALLSTPSSAPQCTTTEISYEITPRIRAWRQTLERCRSAAQVCLCLGQLERSIAWEKSVNKVTCLVCRKGDNDEFLLLCDGCDRGCHIYCHRPKMEAVPEGDWFCAVCLAQQVEGGFTQKPGFPKRGQKRKSSYELNFPEGDGRRRRVLSRGRESPAAPRYSEEGLSPSKRRRLSMRNHHSDLTFCEIILMEMESHDAAWPFLEPVNPRLVSGYRRIIKNPMDFSTMRERLLRGGYTSSEEFAADALLVFDNCQTFNEDDSEVGKAGHIMRRFFESRWEEFYQGKQANL; from the exons ATGGAGGCAAACGACCATTTTAACTTTACTGGCCTTCCCCCTGCACCTGCTGCCTCAGGACTGAAACCCTCTCCCTCCTCAGGGGAGGGCCTCTACACTAACGGGTCTCCCATGAACTTCCCCCAGCAAGGGAAAA gTTTGAATGGGGATGTGAATGTTAATGGCTTATCTACTGTATCTCACACTACTACTTCAGGGATTTTGAACTCTGCTCCCCACTCCTCCAGCACCTCACACCTCCATCACCCCAGCGTGGCCTACGACTGTCTCTGGAACTACTCACAGTACCCATCTGCCAATCCTGGCAGCAACCTCAAGGACCCACCCCTTCTCTCCCAGTTCTCGGGGGGACAATACCCACTCAACGGCATCCTTGGGGGCAGCCGGCAACCTTCATCCCCAAGTCACAACACTAACCTTCGGGCTGGGAGCCAAGAGTTCTGGGCCAACGGTACCCAGAGTCCCATGGGGCTTAACTTCGACTCACAGGAACTGTATGATTCCTTTCCTGACCAGAATTTTGAGGTGATGCCCAATGGACCCCCTAGTTTTTTCACCTCCCCACAGACTTCTCCTATGTTGGGATCCAGCATCCAGACCTTTGCACCCTCCCAGGAGGTAGGCAGTGGTATCCATCCCAATGAGGCGGCAGAAAAGGAGCTGACTTCAGTTGTGGCAGAGAATGGCACTGGCTTGGTAGGCAGCCTGGAGCTGGAAGAAGAGCAGCCAG AACTGAAGATGTGTGGCTACAATGGCTCTGTCCCTTCTGTGGAATCATTACACCAAGAGGTCTCAGTCTTGGTCCCTGACCCCACAGTGAGCTGCTTAGATGATCCTTCACATCTTCCTGATCAACTGGAAGACACTCCAATCCTCAGTGAAGTCTCTCTGGAGCCCTTCAACCCTCTGGCACCGG AGCCAGTGAGTGGAGGACTCTATGGTATAGATGACACGGAGCTGATGGGTACAGAGGACAAGCTGCCTCTTGAGGACAGCCCTGTGATTTCTGCCCTTGATTGCCCTTCCCTCAATAACGCCACTGCCTTCAGTCTCCTGGCAGATGACAGTCAAACTTCAGCCTCTATCTTTGCCAGCCCCACCTCTCCACCTGTCCTTGGGGAGTCTGTCCTGCAAG ATAACACCTTTGACCTGAACAATGGTAGTGAtgcagaacaggaagaaatggagactcaGTCTTCAGACTTCCCACCATCTCTGACCCAGCCAGCCCCTGACCAGTCATCCACTATTCAGCTCCATCCAGCAACTTCACCAGCAGCCCCACCAACAGCCTCCCCGGCAATCTCCCTGGCAGTTTCGCCAGCAGCCTCCCTGGAAATCTCTCCAGAAGTCTCCCCAGCAGTTTCGCCAGCAGTCTCCCCAGAAGTTTCTCCAGTCATCTCTCCAGCAGCATTCCCAGCTGTCTCTCCAACTTCCTCAGCAGCCCTTCCACCAGTCTCCTCAGAAGTCTCCTTGACGGCCTCCCCGGTGACCTCCCCAAAAGTGTCCCCTGCAGCTTCCCCAGCAGCTGTCCTCCCAACAGCCTCCCCGGCAGATAAAGATGTCAGCAGCCTCCCTGAAACCACTGCCGACCTGGAGGAAATCACTGGAGAAGGAGTCACTACTTCTGGTAGTG GTGATGTCCTAAGGAGACGTATTGCTACCCCAGAAGAAGTTCGTCTTCCCCTCCAGCATGG GTGGCGGAGAGAGGTGCGCATCAAGAAGGGTAGCCACCGATGGCAGGGGGAGACATGGTATTATGGCCCCTGTGGGAAGAGGATGAAACAGTTCCCAGAAGTGATCAAG TACCTGAGCCGCAACGTGGTACACAATGTCCGTCGTGAGCACTTCAGTTTCAGTCCCCGTATGCCTGTTGGAGATTTCtttgaagagagagacacaccaGAG GGCTTGCAGTGGGTGCAGCTCTCAGCAGAGGAGATCCCTTCCAGGATTCAGGCAATTACGGGGAAACGGGGCCGACCTCGAAACACTGAGAAGGCCAAGACTAAGGAAGTCCCCAAGGTGAAACGGGGACGAGGTCGGCCACCGAAGGTCAAAATCACTGAGCTGTTGAATAAGACAGATAACCGCCTCCTAAAGAAACTGGAGGCCCAAG AAACACTGAATGAGGAGGATAAAGCAAAGATGACTAAAATCAAGAAGAAGATGAAGCAGAAGGTACAACGAGGAGAGTGTCAGTCTACTGTCCAAGGGCAG GCCAGAAACAAGCGGAAACAAGAGACCAAGAGCTTAAAGCAGAAGGAAGCTAAGAAGAAACCCAAG gtggagaaggagaaggtaaagacaaagcaggaaaaactgaaggagaaagtgaagagagagaagaaagagaaggtaaaagtgaaggaaaaggaggaagtggCCAAAGGCAAGTCAGCCTGTAAAGCAGATAAAACGCTGGCCATGCAGAGGCGCTTGGAGGAGCGGCAGAGGCAGCAGATGATCTTGGAGGAGATGAAGAAGCCCACAGAGGATATGTGTCTGACTGACCATCAG CCTCTACCTGACTTCTCACGCATCCCTGGTCTGATCCTGCCCAGTGGGGCCTTCTCAGACTGCTTGACCATCGTGGAATTCCTGCATAGCTTCGGCAAGGTGCTGGGCTTTGACCCTGCCAAAGATGTACCCAGCCTGGGGATCCTACAGGAGGGACTCCTGTGTCAAGGCGACAGCCTGGGTGAGGTGCAAGATCTGCTGGTGCGGCTCCTGAAGGCTGCGCTCTATGATCCTGGCTTGCCTTCCTACTGTCAG TCCTTAAAGATCTTGGGAGAGAAGGTGTCTGAGATCCCACTGACAAGAGACAATGTGTCTGAGATCCTGCGCTGCTTCCTCATGGCGTATGGAGTGGAGCCAGCCCTCTGTGACAGCCTGCGCACCCAGCCTTTTCAGGCCCAGCCACCCCAGCAGAAGGCTGCTGTCCTGGCCTTCCTTGTACATGAGCTCAACGGTTCCACGCTCATCATCAa TGAGATTGACAAGACTCTGGAGAGTATGTCCAGCTACAGGAAAAACAAGTGGATTGTTGAAGGCCGGCTCCGGAG ACTGAAAACTGCTCTGGCCAAGCGAACTGGGCGACCGGAGGTAGAGATGCAAGGGCCAGAGGAGGGCCTGGGGCGGAGGCGCAGTTCTCGAATCATGGAGGAGACCAGTGgcatggaggaagaggaagaggaagagactgtGGCGACTATCCATGGCCGTAGGGGTCGAAGAGATGGAGAG gttgATGCCACAGCATCAAGCATCCCAGAGCTAGAGCGCCAAATAGAAAAACTCAGCAAG CGTCAGCTCTTCTTTCGAAAAAAGCTGCTTCATTCATCCCAGATGCTTCGGGCAGTCTCCTTGGGTCAGGACCGCTACAGACGCCGCTATTGGGTCTTGCCCTATTTGGCTGGTATCTTTGTGGAAGGAACAGAGGAGAGCTTAG TTCCTGAGGATGTGATAAAGCAGGAAACTGACTCCTTAAAAGTGGCAGCCcatccagcccccagcccagcccccttcTCTCTGAAGAAGGAGTTAGCTGGCTCCAGCACCTCTGCCAGTACTCCTGCCCGGGCCCGAGGCCGACCTCGGAAAACTAAGCCTGGGTCTATGCAACCTAGGCACCTTAAATCCCCTGTTAGGGGTCAGGGTTCAGAACAGCCTGATGCCCAGCTTCAGCGTGAAATTCAGCCCCATCCTCAGCTTCAGGCTCATGCTCAGCCCCAACCCCAGCTTCAGCTCCATCCCCAATCCCAAAATGGGTTCCTGGAGCCAGAAGGCTCCCCCTTGTCCTTGGGTCAGAGCCAGCATGACCTCAGCCAGTCAGCTTTCCTGTCTTGGCTGAGCCAGACTCAGAGCCATGGCTCCCTACTGAGCAGCTCAGTCCTCACACCTGACAGCAGCCCTGGAAAACTGGACCCAACCCCAACACAGCCCTTGGAGGAGCCAGAGCCTGATGAGGCAGAATCCATCCCCGATTCTCAAGCTCCCTGGTTTAACTTCTCAGCCCAGATGCCTTGCAATGCTGCCCCTACACCACCCCCTGCAGTTTCTGAGGACCAGCCTACACTCTCCCCTCAGCAACCTGCCTCCTCCAAGCCA ATGAGTAGACCCAGTGCTGCCAACCCCTGTTCTCCAGTGCAGCTCTCTTCTACCCCTTTACCTGGGATGGCCGCTAAGAGGCGAGCAGGAGACCCTGGGGGAACACCACAGAGTCTCACAGGGCTAGGACAGCCAAAACGGAGAGGGAGACCCCCCAGTAAGTTCTTCAAACAGATAGAGCAGCGTTATCTAACCCAGCTGACTGCCCAGCCCGTCCCCGCAG AGATGTGCTCTGGCTGGTGGTGCATCCAAGATCCTGAGACACTGGATGCCACGCTCAAGGCCCTGCACCCCCGAGGCATCCGAGAAAAGGCACTTCACAAACACCTAAACAAGCACAGGGACTTCTTACAGGAAGTCTGCCTACGACCTTCAACTG ACCCCATCTTTGAGCCCAGTCAGCTACCTGCCTTTCAAGAAGGGATTTTGAGCTGGTGCCCCAAAGAGAAGACCTATGAAACAGACCTGGCTGTGCTTCAGTGGGTAGAGGAGCTGGAACAGCGGGTTATCCTGTCTGATCTGCAGATTCGG GGCTGGACCTGTCCCAGCCCAGACTCTACTCGTGAAGACTTGTCCTACTGTGAGCATCTACCTGACTCTCAGGAGGATATCACCTGGAGAGGTCGAGGTAGGGAAGGACTGGCACCCCAGCGTAAAACTACCAACCCTCTGGACCTGGCTGTGATGCGGCTGGCTGCCCTGGAGCAGAATGTGGAGCGGCGGTATCTACGGGAGCCCCTCTGGCCAGCTCATGAGGTGGTGCTAGAGAAGGCCTTGCTCAGCACGCCCAGTAGTGCCCCCCAGTGCACCACTACAGAGAT ATCATATGAGATCACCCCTCGCATTCGAGCATGGCGACAGACACTTGAGCGGTGCAGGAGTGCAGCCCAGGTGTGCTTGTGCCTGGGCCAGCTGGAGAGGTCGATTGCCTGGGAGAAGTCCGTCAACAAAGTG ACCTGTCTCGTCTGCCGGAAGGGTGACAATGATGAGTTTCTTCTGCTTTGTGATGGGTGTGACCGCGGCTGCCACATTTACTGCCATCGGCCCAAGATGGAGGCTGTCCCAGAAGGAGATTGGTTCTGTGCAGTATGTTTGGCCCAG CAGGTAGAGGGAGGATTCACTCAGAAGCCTGGTTTCCCAAAACGAGGCCAGAAGCGGAAAAGTAGTTATGAGCTGAACTTCCCAGAGGGGGATGGCCGCCGACGCCGGGTACTGTCAAGGGGTCGAGAAAGCCCAGCGGCGCCCCGGTACTCAGAAGAAGGGCTGTCCCCCTCCAAGCGGCGGCGACTCTCCATGCGGAACCACCACAGTGATCTCACATTTTGCGA GATTATCTTGATGGAGATGGAGTCCCATGACGCAGCTTGGCCTTTCCTGGAGCCCGTGAACCCACGTTTGGTGAGCGGGTACCGGCGCATCATCAAAAACCCTATGGATTTTTCCACCATGCGGGAGCGACTGCTCCGGGGAGG GTACACCAGCTCGGAGGAGTTCGCGGCAGACGCACTCCTGGTCTTTGACAACTGCCAGACCTTCAATGAGGATGACTCTGAAGTGGGCAAGGCTGGGCACATCATGCGCCGCTTCTTCGAGAGCCGCTGGGAGGAGTTTTATCAGGGAAAACAGGCCAATCTGTGA